A single genomic interval of Macadamia integrifolia cultivar HAES 741 chromosome 6, SCU_Mint_v3, whole genome shotgun sequence harbors:
- the LOC122082455 gene encoding ABC transporter C family member 10-like, giving the protein MMEDLWTIFCGESECSYGGGKQCSSAFMLITHPSSCINNVLVTAFDVLLLLMFLFNFIRKPSPAMLQTPSRFQGLLPSQIFSAIFNGGLGVVYFSYGIWILQDNLRNVHTILPLHQWLVLLFQGFTWFLLALTISLRGKQLPKAFLRLWSVFACSFAGILCVFSLLAAIVVKQASVRIVLDILSLPGAILLLLCTYKVYKFKEIGDAISSPTLYTPLNGQANGSGESETDLDSNVTPFADAGFISKMFFWWLSPLVRKGGEKTLEEEDIPRLREVDRAETCYTLFMEKLNKRKQSNLSTPPSILWTIVSCHWKEILISGFFASLKVITMSAGPLLLNAFIQVAEGKEVFKYEGYVLAMSLFIAKCLESLSQRQWYFRSRIIGIKVRSLLSAAIYKKQLRLSNAAKMMHSAGNIMNYVTVDAYRVGELPYWFHQTWTTSFQLCIALVILFHAVGLATFAALVVIILTVLCNTPLAKLQNKFQTKLMVAQDQRLKACSEALVNMKVLKLYAWETHFKDVIERFRSEEYTWLSAVQMRKAYNILLFWTSPVLVSAATFGACYFLGIPLNASNVFTFVATLRLVQDPVRTIPDVIGVVIQAKVSLERIVKFLEAPELQNENIRQKGKVEELRVSISMKSADLSWEENPTKLTLRNINLVVKPGEKVAVCGEVGSGKSTLLAAILGEVPFVGGTIQVYGKIAYVSQMAWIQTGTIQGNILFGSPMEKQRYQEVLEKCSLLKDLEMLPFGDLTEIGERGVNLSGGQKQRLQLARALYQDADIYLLDDPFSAVDAHTATSLFNEYVMGALSEKAVILVTHQVDFLPAFDSVLLMSDGEILHGAPYHQLLASNRKFQELVNAHKDTAGSEPLAEVTSPQRVEITSGEVKKMYTEKQFKASTTDQLIKQEEREIGDTSFKPYIQYLMQNKGFLYFTIAGLCHIIFVAGQISQNAWMAANVQNPHVSELLLITVYLVIGFGSTFILVFRSLAAVALCIQTSKSIFSQLLNSLFRAPMSFYDSTPLGRILSRVSSDLSIVDLDVPFSLIFTFGSTANTCASLGVLAFVTWQVLFVYVPVIYLTLRLQKYYFSSAKELMRINGTTKSFVANHLAESIAGAMTIRAFEDEERFFATNLNVIDRNASPFFHNFSANEWLIQRLELLSATVLSSSALAMVLLPPGTFGSGFVGMALSYGLSLNMSLIFSIQNQCTLANYIISVERLNQYMHIPSEASEVIEENQPPPSWPAVGKVEICDLEIRYRPDTPLVLSGISCTFEGGHKIGIVGRTGSGKTTLISALFRLVEPADGKIIIDNIDISMIGLHDLRSRIGIIPQDPTLFNGTIRYNLDPLSQYTDEEIWEVLGKCQLQDAVKEKEKGLDGSVVEDGSNWSMGQRQLFCLGRALLRRSRILVLDEATASIDNATDAILQKTIRTEFADCTVITVAHRIPTVMDCTKVLAMSDGKVVEYDEPTTLMNREGSLFGQLVREYWSHFHSANQH; this is encoded by the exons ATGATGGAGGATCTCTGGACTATTTTTTGTGGGGAGTCTGAGTGTTCATATGGAGGTGGAAAGCAGTGCTCTTCTGCTTTTATGCTCATCACCCATCCTTCTTCATGTATCAACAATGTCTTGGTCACTGCCTTTGATGTCCTGCTTCTGCTCATGTTCTTATTCAACTTCATTCGCAAACCATCACCCGCAATGCTTCAGACGCCCTCCCGTTTCCAAGGCCTTTTACCTTCTCAGATATTCTCTGCAATTTTTAACGGTGGTTTGGGTGTGGTTTACTTCAGTTATGGGATCTGGATACTGCAAGATAACTTGAGAAATGTGCACACTATTCTACCCCTGCATCAGTGGCTGGTGCTGTTATTTCAAGGCTTTACGTGGTTCCTACTTGCTTTAACCATTAGCCTTCGGGGTAAACAACTTCCAAAAGCCTTTTTGAGACTTTGGTCAGTATTTGCCTGTTCGTTCGCCGGAATTCTCtgtgttttctctctcttggctGCCATCGTAGTGAAACAAGCATCGGTTAGGATTGTTTTGGATATCTTATCTTTGCCAGGAGCAATTCTATTGTTGTTATGCACTTACAAGGTAtacaaatttaaagaaattggTGATGCTATCAGCAGTCCTACCCTCTATACACCTTTGAATGGTCAGGCCAATGGCAGTGGTGAAAGTGAAACTGATTTGGATAGCAATGTGACTCCTTTTGCTGATGCTGGATTTATCAgtaaaatgtttttttggtgGTTAAGCCCCTTGGTGAGGAAAGGTGGGGAGAAAACCCTTGAGGAAGAAGATATACCTCGTTTACGTGAAGTAGACAGAGCAGAAACCTGCTATACCCTCTTCATGGAAAAACTTAACAAACGCAAACAGTCCAATTTGTCTACCCCACCATCAATTTTGTGGACAATAGTCTCCTGCCACTggaaagaaattttaatttctggGTTCTTTGCATCGCTTAAGGTAATCACAATGTCTGctggtcctcttcttcttaacGCCTTCATTCAGGTTGCTGAAGGAAAAGAAGTCTTCAAATACGAGGGTTATGTATTAGCCATGTCTCTGTTCATTGCAAAATGCTTAGAATCCTTATCACAAAGGCAATGGTACTTCCGAAGTAGAATAATCGGCATCAAAGTCCGGTCTTTGCTCTCTGCAGCCATTTATAAAAAACAACTTAGACTCTCAAATGCTGCCAAGATGATGCATTCAGCTGGTAATATAATGAACTATGTCACTGTAGATGCTTATAGAGTTGGTGAATTACCTTATTGGTTTCATCAAACGTGGACAACAAGCTTTCAGCTTTGCATTGCATTAGTGATTCTCTTCCATGCTGTGGGACTTGCAACTTTTGCAGCCCTAGTTGTAATAATACTTACTGTCCTCTGTAATACTCCCCTCGCCAAACTACAGAACAAATTCCAGACTAAGCTCATGGTGGCACAAGATCAAAGGCTGAAGGCTTGTTCTGAGGCTCTTGTGAACATGAAGGTGCTGAAGCTTTATGCATGGGAGACTCATTTCAAGGATGTTATAGAAAGATTTAGGTCTGAGGAATATACATGGTTGTCAGCAGTGCAAATGAGAAAAGCATACAACATACTTCTGTTTTGGACATCCCCCGTCTTGGTCTCAGCAGCTACTTTTGGGGCATGTTACTTCCTTGGAATTCCTCTCAATGCTAGTAATGTTTTCACCTTTGTAGCAACTTTACGTCTTGTCCAGGATCCAGTTAGAACGATCCCTGATGTTATTGGAGTCGTCATTCAAGCAAAGGTTTCATTAGAAAGAATTGTCAAGTTTCTTGAAGCACCTGAGTTACAAAATGAGAATATTAGGCAAAAGGGCAAAGTTGAGGAGCTCagggtttctatttctatgaAGTCAGCGGATCTTTCATGGGAAGAGAATCCAACTAAGCTCACGTTAAGAAACATAAACCTAGTGGTTAAACCTGGTGAAAAAGTGGCTGTCTGTGGAGAGGTTGGTTCAGGAAAATCAACCCTTCTTGCAGCAATTCTTGGAGAAGTTCCATTTGTAGGGGGTACT ATTCAAGTTTATGGAAAGATTGCCTATGTCTCTCAGATGGCATGGATTCAAACAGGAACAATACAAGGGAATATTCTGTTTGGTTCTCCCATGGAGAAGCAAAGATATCAAGAAGTACTTGAGAAATGTTCATTGTTAAAGGACCTTGAGATGCTGCCTTTTGGTGATCTAACTGAAATAGGAGAAAGAGGAGTTAATTTAAGTGGTGGTCAGAAGCAGCGCCTTCAACTTGCTCGTGCACTATATCAGGATGCTGATATTTATCTATTGGATGATCCATTTAGTGCTGTAGATGCACACACAGCCACAAGCCTATTTAAT GAATATGTGATGGGAGCCCTATCAGAAAAGGCAGTCATACTTGTGACCCACCAAGTCGATTTCCTTCCTGCTTTTGATTCTGTTTTG TTAATGTCTGATGGGGAAATCTTACATGGTgcaccttatcaccaattgttaGCCTCAAATCGAAAATTTCAAGAACTTGTCAATGCACACAAGGACACTGCAGGTTCTGAACCGCTAGCTGAGGTTACTTCTCCCCAGAGGGTTGAAATTACTTCCGGAGAGGTTAAGAAAATGTACACTGAGAAACAGTTCAAAGCATCAACAACAGATCAGTTGATTaagcaagaagaaagagaaattggaGATACAAGCTTTAAGCCTTATATACAGTATCTAATGCAGAACAAAGGCTTCTTATATTTCACAATTGCAGGTCTTTGTCACATCATATTTGTGGCTGGACAGATATCTCAGAACGCTTGGATGGCTGCTAATGTTCAGAATCCTCATGTTAGCGAATTGTTACTGATCACAGTCTACTTGGTGATTGGATTTGGCTCAACATTCATTTTGGTCTTTAGATCTCTTGCTGCAGTTGCTTTGTGTATCCAGACATCAAAGTCCATATTTTCTCAACTATTGAACTCTCTTTTCCGTGCACCGATGTCTTTTTATGACTCAACACCGCTGGGACGGATATTGAGTCGA GTTTCTTCTGACTTGAGTATTGTAGACCTTGATGTCCCATTCAGTTTAATCTTTACTTTTGGGTCTACTGCAAATACTTGTGCGAGTCTAGGAGTATTGGCTTTTGTTACTTGGCAAGTTCTATTTGTCTATGTACCAGTGATTTACTTGACACTACGCTTGCAG AAATACTACTTTTCTTCTGCAAAGGAGTTAATGCGGATTAATGGCACGACTAAGTCATTTGTAGCAAACCATTTGGCAGAATCCATTGCTGGAGCCATGACAATCAGAGCTTTTGAGGATGAAGAGCGATTTTTTGCTACGAATTTAAATGTCATTGATAGAAATGCTAGCCCCTTTTTCCACAATTTTTCAGCTAATGAATGGTTGATCCAACGTTTAGAACTGTTAAGTGCCACcgttctttcttcctctgctcTTGCCATGGTTTTGCTTCCTCCAGGAACTTTTGGCTCAG GATTTGTTGGTATGGCACTATCTTATGGTCTTTCGTTGAACATGTCCCTCATTTTCTCCATTCAAAACCAGTGTACGCTAGCAAATTACATCATTTCTGTTGAAAGGCTAAACCAGTACATGCATATACCCAGTGAAGCCTCTGAAGTAATAGAAGAAAACCAGCCCCCACCAAGTTGGCCTGCAGTGGGAAAAGTAGAGATCTGTGATTTGGAG ATCAGATATAGGCCCGATACTCCACTTGTTCTTTCTGGGATCAGTTGTACATTTGAAGGAGGACATAAGATTGGCATCGTTGGTCGCACTGGTAGTGGGAAAACAACTTTGATCAGTGCTCTGTTTCGCCTTGTGGAGCCAGCAGATGGAAAGATCATCATAGACAACATTGACATCTCCATGATAGGTCTTCATGATCTGAGGTCACGAATTGGGATCATACCTCAAGATCCTACGCTTTTCAATGGGACCATAAGATACAATTTGGATCCCTTATCACAATATACTGACGAGGAAATATGGGAG GTCCTTGGAAAATGCCAGCTTCAAGATGCtgtaaaagagaaagaaaagggtctGGATGGTTCAG TAGTTGAAGATGGATCAAATTGGAGCATGGGACAGCGGCAGTTATTCTGTTTGGGCCGTGCTCTTTTAAGAAGAAGTCGGATATTGGTGCTTGATGAAGCTACTGCATCAATAGATAATGCAACTGATGCAATACTGCAGAAAACCATAAGAACTGAATTCGCGGATTGCACTGTTATTACGGTGGCCCACAGAATACCAACTGTAATGGACTGCACAAAGGTGCTCGCCATGAGTGATG gAAAAGTAGTGGAGTATGATGAACCAACGACGCTGATGAATAGAGAAGGATCATTGTTTGGCCAGCTTGTTAGGGAATACTGGTCACATTTTCACTCAGCTAATCAACATTAG
- the LOC122082456 gene encoding ABC transporter C family member 10-like, with protein sequence MMDDLWTIFCGESDCSYGGGKQCSSAFMLVAHPSSCINNVLVTAFDVLLLFMLLFNFICKPSPAMLQTPSRFQGLLPSQIFSAIFNGGLGVVYFSYGIWILQEYLRNVHTILPLHQWLVLLFQGFTWFLLSLTISLQGKQLPKAFLRLWSILACLFAGILCVFSLLAAILVKQASVRIVLDILSLPGAILLLLCTYKVYKNKEIGDAISSPTLYAPLNGQANGSSESETDLDSNVTPFADAGFISKMLFLWLNSVVRKGGEKTLEEEDIPSLREVDRAETCYTLFMEKLNKRKQSNLSTPPSILWTIVSCHWKEILISGFFASLKVITMSAGPLLLNAFIQVAEGKEVFKYEGYVLAMSLFIAKCSESLSQRQWYFRSRIIGIQVRSLLSAAIYIKQLRLSNTAKMMHSAGNITNYVTVDAYRVGEFAYWFHQTWATSFQLCIALVILFHAVGLATFAALAVIVLTVLCNSPLAKLLNKFQTKLMVAQDERLKACSEALVNMKVLKLYAWETHFKDVIERLRSEEYTWLSAVQIWKAYNVLLFWTSPVLVSAATFGACYFLEIPLNASNVFTFVATLRLVQDPFRTIPDVIGVVIQAKVSLERIVKFLEAPELQNENIRQKGKVEELRVSISMKSVDLSWEENPSKLTLRNINLVVKPGEKVAVCGEVGSGKSNLLAAILGEVPLVGGNIQVYGKIAYVSQMAWIQTGTIQGNILFGSPMDKQRYQEVLEKCSLVKDLEMLPFGDLTEIGERGVNLSGGQKQRLQLARALYQDSDIYLLDDPFSAVDAHTATSLFNEYVMGALSGKAVILVTHQVDFLPAFDSVLLMSDGEILHGAPYHQLLASNRKFQELVNAHKDTAGSEPLAEVTSPQRVEITSGEVKKKYTEKQFKASTTDQLIKQEEREIGDTSFKPYIQYLMQNKGFLYFTIAGLCHIIFVAGQISQNAWMAANVQNPHVSELLLITVYLVIGFGSTFILVFRSLAAVALCIQTSKSIFSQLLNSLFRAPMSFYDSTPLGRILSRVSSDLSIVDVDVPFILIYTFGSFASACAALGVLAFVTWQVLFVSIPVIYLTLRLQKYYFSSAKELMRINGTTKSFVANHLAESIAGAMTIRAFEDEERFFATNFNVIDRNASPLFHNFAANEWLIQRLELLSATVLSSSALAMVLLPPGTFGSGFVGMALSYGLLLNMALIFSIQNQCTLANYIISVERLNQYLHIPSEASEVIEENRPPPSWPAVGKVEICDLEIRYRPDTPLVLSGISCTFEGGHKIGIVGCTGSGKTTLISALFRLVEPADGKIIIDNIDISTIGLHDLRSRIGIIPQDPTLFNGTIRYNLDPLSQYTDEEIWEVLGKCQLQDAVKEKEKGLDGLVIEDGSNWSMGQRQLFCLGRALLRRSRILVLDEATASIDNATDAILQKTIRTEFTDCTVITVAHRIPTVMDCTKVLAMNDGKVVEYDEPTTLMNREGSLFGQLVREYWSHFHSANQH encoded by the exons ATGATGGATGATCTCTGGACTATTTTTTGTGGGGAGTCTGATTGTTCATATGGAGGTGGAAAGCAGTGCTCTTCTGCTTTTATGCTCGTCGCCCATCCTTCTTCATGTATCAACAATGTCTTGGTCACTGCCTTTGATGTCCTGCTTCTGTTCATGTTGTTATTCAACTTCATTTGCAAACCATCACCAGCAATGCTTCAGACGCCCTCCCGCTTCCAAGGCCTTTTACCTTCTCAGATATTCTCTGCAATTTTTAACGGTGGTTTGGGCGTGGTTTACTTCAGTTATGGGATCTGGATACTGCAAGAGTACTTGAGAAATGTGCACACTATTCTACCCCTGCATCAGTGGCTGGTGCTGTTATTTCAAGGCTTTACGTGGTTCCTACTTTCTTTAACCATTAGCCTTCAGGGAAAACAACTTCCAAAAGCCTTTTTGAGGCTTTGGTCAATACTTGCCTGCTTGTTCGCCGGAATTCTCtgtgttttctctctcttggctGCCATCTTAGTGAAACAAGCATCGGTTAGGATTGTTTTGGATATCTTATCTTTGCCAGGAGCAATTCTATTGTTGTTATGCACTTACAAGgtatacaaaaataaagaaattggtGACGCTATAAGCAGTCCTACCCTCTATGCACCTCTGAATGGTCAGGCCAATGGCAGTAGTGAAAGTGAAACTGATTTGGATAGCAATGTGACTCCTTTTGCTGATGCTGGATTTATCAGTAAAATGTTATTTTTGTGGTTAAACTCCGTAGTGAGGAAAGGTGGGGAGAAAACCCTTGAGGAAGAAGATATACCTAGTTTACGTGAAGTAGACAGAGCAGAAACATGCTATACCCTCTTCATGGAAAAACTTAACAAACGCAAACAGTCCAATTTGTCTACCCCACCATCAATTTTGTGGACAATAGTCTCTTGCCACTggaaagaaattttaatttctggGTTCTTTGCATCGCTTAAGGTAATCACAATGTCTGCTGGTCCTCTACTTCTTAACGCCTTCATTCAGGTTGCTGAAGGAAAAGAAGTCTTCAAATATGAGGGTTATGTATTAGCCATGTCTCTGTTCATTGCAAAATGCTCAGAATCTTTATCACAAAGGCAGTGGTACTTCCGAAGTAGAATAATTGGCATCCAAGTCAGGTCTTTGCTCTCTGCAGCCATTTATATAAAACAACTTAGACTTTCAAATACTGCCAAGATGATGCATTCAGCTGGTAATATAACGAACTATGTCACCGTAGATGCTTATAGAGTTGGTGAATTTGCTTACTGGTTTCATCAAACGTGGGCAACAAGCTTTCAGCTTTGCATTGCATTAGTGATTCTCTTCCATGCTGTGGGACTTGCAACTTTTGCAGCCCTAGCTGTAATAGTACTTACTGTCCTCTGCAATTCTCCCCTCGCCAAACTACTGAACAAATTCCAGACTAAGCTCATGGTGGCACAAGATGAAAGGCTGAAGGCTTGTTCTGAGGCTCTTGTGAACATGAAGGTGCTGAAGCTCTATGCATGGGAGACCCATTTCAAGGATGTTATAGAAAGATTAAGGTCCGAGGAATATACATGGTTGTCAGCAGTGCAAATATGGAAAGCATACAACGTACTTCTGTTTTGGACATCCCCCGTCTTGGTCTCAGCAGCTACTTTTGGGGCATGTTACTTCCTCGAAATTCCTCTCAATGCTAGCAATGTTTTCACCTTTGTAGCAACTTTACGTCTTGTCCAGGATCCCTTTAGAACGATCCCTGATGTTATTGGAGTGGTCATTCAAGCAAAGGTTTCACTAGAAAGAATTGTCAAGTTTCTCGAGGCACCTGAGttacaaaatgaaaatattagGCAGAAGGGCAAAGTTGAGGAGCTCAGGGTATCTATTTCTATGAAGTCAGTGGATCTTTCATGGGAAGAGAATCCATCTAAGCTCACGTTAAGAAACATAAACCTAGTGGTTAAACCTGGTGAAAAAGTGGCTGTTTGTGGAGAGGTCGGTTCGGGAAAATCAAACCTTCTTGCAGCAATTCTTGGAGAAGTTCCACTTGTAGGGGGTAAT ATTCAAGTTTATGGAAAGATTGCCTATGTCTCTCAGATGGCATGGATTCAAACAGGAACAATACAGGGGAATATTCTGTTTGGttctcccatggataagcaAAGATATCAAGAGGTACTTGAGAAATGTTCATTGGTAAAGGACCTTGAGATGCTACCTTTCGGTGATCTAACTGAAATAGGAGAAAGAGGAGTTAATTTAAGTGGTGGTCAGAAGCAGCGCCTTCAACTTGCTCGTGCACTGTATCAGGATTCTGATATTTATCTATTGGATGATCCATTTAGTGCTGTTGATGCACACACTGCCACAAGCCTGTTTAAT GAATATGTGATGGGAGCTCTATCGGGAAAGGCAGTCATACTTGTGACCCACCAAGTCGATTTTCTTCCTGCTTTTGATTCTGTTTTG TTAATGTCTGATGGGGAAATCTTACATGGTgcaccttatcaccaattgttaGCCTCAAATCGAAAATTTCAAGAACTTGTCAATGCACACAAGGACACTGCAGGTTCTGAACCGCTAGCTGAGGTTACTTCTCCCCAGAGGGTTGAAATTACTTCCGGAGAGGTTAAgaaaaagtacactgagaaacAGTTCAAAGCATCAACAACAGATCAGTTGATTaagcaagaagaaagagaaattggaGATACAAGCTTTAAGCCTTATATACAGTATCTAATGCAGAACAAAGGCTTCTTATATTTCACAATTGCAGGTCTTTGTCACATCATATTTGTGGCTGGACAGATATCTCAGAACGCTTGGATGGCTGCTAATGTTCAGAATCCTCATGTTAGCGAATTGTTACTGATCACAGTCTACTTGGTGATTGGATTTGGCTCAACATTTATTTTGGTCTTTAGATCTCTTGCTGCAGTTGCTTTGTGTATCCAGACATCAAAGTCCATATTTTCTCAACTATTGAACTCTCTTTTCCGTGCACCGATGTCTTTTTATGACTCAACACCACTGGGACGAATATTGAGTCGA GTTTCTTCTGATTTGAGTATTGTAGACGTTGATGTCCCATTCATTTTAATCTATACTTTTGGGTCTTTTGCAAGTGCTTGTGCGGCTCTAGGAGTGTTGGCTTTTGTTACTTGGCAAGTTCTATTTGTCTCCATACCAGTGATTTACTTGACACTACGCTTGCAG AAATACTACTTTTCTTCTGCAAAGGAGTTAATGCGGATCAATGGCACGACCAAGTCATTTGTAGCAAACCATTTGGCAGAATCCATTGCTGGAGCCATGACAATCAGAGCTTTTGAGGATGAAGAGCGATTTTTTGCTACAAATTTCAATGTCATTGATAGAAATGCTAGCCCCCTTTTCCACAATTTTGCAGCTAATGAATGGTTGATCCAACGTTTAGAACTGTTAAGTGCCACcgttctttcttcctctgctcTTGCCATGGTTTTGCTTCCTCCAGGAACTTTTGGTTCAG GGTTTGTTGGAATGGCACTATCTTATGGTCTTTTGTTGAACATGGCCCTCATTTTCTCTATTCAAAACCAGTGTACGCTAGCAAATTACATCATTTCTGTTGAAAGGCTAAACCAGTACCTGCATATACCCAGTGAAGCCTCTGAAGTAATAGAAGAAAACCGGCCCCCACCAAGTTGGCCTGCAGTGGGTAAAGTAGAGATCTGTGATTTGGAG ATCAGATATAGGCCCGATACTCCACTTGTTCTTTCCGGGATCAGTTGTACATTTGAAGGAGGACACAAGATTGGTATTGTTGGTTGCACTGGTAGTGGGAAAACAACTTTGATCAGTGCTCTGTTTCGTCTTGTGGAGCCAGCAGATGGAAAGATCATCATAGACAACATTGACATCTCCACGATAGGTCTTCATGATCTGAGGTCACGAATTGGGATCATACCTCAAGATCCTACGCTTTTCAATGGGACCATAAGATACAATTTGGATCCCTTATCACAATATACTGATGAGGAAATATGGGAG GTCCTTGGAAAATGCCAGCTTCAAGATGCtgtaaaagagaaagaaaagggtctGGATGGTTTAG TAATTGAAGATGGATCAAATTGGAGCATGGGACAGCGGCAGTTATTCTGTTTGGGCCGTGCTCTTTTAAGAAGAAGTCGGATATTGGTGCTTGACGAAGCTACTGCATCAATAGATAATGCAACTGATGCAATACTGCAGAAAACCATAAGAACTGAATTCACAGATTGCACTGTTATTACGGTGGCCCACAGAATACCAACTGTAATGGACTGCACAAAGGTGCTCGCCATGAATGATG gAAAAGTAGTGGAGTATGATGAACCAACGACATTAATGAATAGAGAAGGATCATTGTTTGGCCAGCTTGTCAGGGAATACTGGTCACATTTTCACTCAGCAAATCAACATTAG